From a single Alloactinosynnema sp. L-07 genomic region:
- a CDS encoding helix-turn-helix transcriptional regulator, whose product MTSDSAAENAQPSDFGARLKHCRKLAGLSQTHLAAELGYHNSVISRWENGTRQPPLKLIRRLDTILDTGGQLTQLIADQTSRDGRQGDLLGFGPDTPLPGGPARAYPPMAWDPGRWPSRLPHYGMSCPQHGPHGCVVPSTEDATALHQAFTADPARHTDADIVHVLAARLAVYTRLTEEHGTTGIDTAIENELHLIGMSLNSPAGPSRQALLHLAATYAAFAGQLRTLRGQHGAAMALYGKGLHWALLCGDVSLRAALMCDMSTLARLENDSRSALSYAEALPSIGPNRTWTRTLAHLYSARAHGLVGDLQETSRAVTAARDHLDRHTTDDEQEARWISGIHGQVLIESGIAAALRDVAAATADHRLAHAAIAATEHSLAFVPVHVRPATVLLALRLADSYACAGQPDAAAAIATPILAEAKTMPMATVSHELRGLRTRLAARWPNTTPVKEFLDHCHH is encoded by the coding sequence GTGACCAGTGACTCAGCGGCCGAGAACGCCCAACCGAGCGACTTCGGGGCCCGACTCAAACACTGCCGCAAACTCGCCGGCCTGTCCCAAACTCATCTGGCGGCCGAACTGGGTTACCACAACAGTGTGATCAGCCGCTGGGAGAACGGCACGCGACAGCCGCCGCTCAAGCTGATCCGGCGCCTGGACACGATACTCGACACCGGCGGGCAGCTGACCCAACTGATCGCCGACCAGACCAGCCGCGACGGCAGGCAAGGCGATCTACTCGGCTTCGGCCCAGACACCCCTCTGCCCGGAGGACCCGCTCGCGCCTACCCCCCAATGGCGTGGGACCCGGGCAGATGGCCGTCGCGGCTACCCCACTACGGCATGTCCTGCCCCCAGCACGGCCCCCACGGGTGCGTCGTCCCCTCAACCGAGGACGCGACCGCCCTGCACCAGGCGTTCACCGCGGACCCAGCCAGACACACCGACGCAGACATCGTCCACGTTCTGGCCGCGCGCCTGGCCGTCTACACCCGCCTCACCGAGGAACACGGCACCACGGGAATCGACACCGCCATCGAGAACGAGCTCCACCTGATCGGCATGTCACTGAACTCCCCAGCCGGGCCGAGCCGCCAAGCCTTGCTCCACCTGGCCGCCACCTACGCGGCCTTCGCCGGGCAACTACGCACGCTGCGCGGTCAGCACGGCGCCGCCATGGCCCTCTACGGCAAAGGCCTGCACTGGGCACTGCTCTGCGGCGACGTCAGCCTGCGCGCGGCCCTGATGTGCGACATGAGCACCCTGGCCCGCCTCGAGAACGACAGCCGCAGCGCACTGTCCTACGCCGAAGCCCTGCCCTCCATCGGCCCCAACCGCACCTGGACTCGCACCCTGGCCCACCTCTACTCGGCACGGGCCCACGGCCTCGTCGGGGACCTCCAGGAAACCAGCCGAGCGGTCACCGCCGCCCGCGACCACCTCGACCGCCACACCACCGACGACGAGCAAGAAGCGCGCTGGATCTCCGGAATCCACGGCCAAGTACTCATCGAATCCGGCATCGCCGCGGCCCTGCGCGACGTCGCGGCGGCCACCGCCGACCATCGCCTCGCCCACGCCGCGATCGCCGCCACCGAGCACTCGCTGGCCTTCGTACCCGTCCACGTCCGCCCCGCCACCGTGTTGCTCGCCCTGCGCTTGGCCGACAGCTACGCCTGCGCGGGCCAACCCGACGCCGCTGCCGCCATCGCCACCCCCATCCTCGCCGAGGCCAAGACCATGCCCATGGCCACCGTGAGCCACGAACTACGCGGACTCCGCACCCGCCTGGCAGCCCGCTGGCCGAACACCACCCCAGTCAAGGAATTCCTCGACCACTGCCACCATTGA
- a CDS encoding LysR family transcriptional regulator, with translation MKLEVRHLRVLVTVADYGSITKAAVLLGMSQPSLTAQLQRIERSVGESVFSRSRTGVEITAFGRSLLAKARSVLHEMDDLLVTTTPKHRREIILGDAGLLLSAVVPRLIAELAEVDPELAARLTVRAHMDPAAGELITMMRTGRLDAAIISDVIDFETADNHDFKRVTIVPLEPVFIGLSERHPLAARTEIDLADLADEAWIVNPQDNPGWLMSLRAACARLGFEPRIAYESNHMAGARAFVGSGQCVAISDPMSMEGNNVVFRPLIGDPVRGRIDLSWVDRCPVSPGLLRKVVTEAYQNMVSRNATYQRWWSERGLILA, from the coding sequence GTGAAGCTTGAGGTAAGGCATCTTCGCGTCTTGGTGACGGTTGCCGATTACGGCAGTATCACCAAGGCCGCGGTCTTGCTTGGCATGTCCCAGCCCTCGCTCACCGCCCAGTTGCAGCGCATCGAGCGCTCGGTCGGCGAGTCGGTATTCAGCCGGAGCCGTACCGGCGTCGAGATCACCGCCTTCGGCCGGAGCCTGCTGGCCAAGGCGCGCTCCGTGCTCCACGAGATGGACGACCTCCTCGTCACAACGACACCCAAGCACCGTCGCGAGATCATCCTCGGTGACGCGGGCCTGCTGTTGTCGGCGGTCGTTCCCCGCTTGATCGCCGAACTCGCTGAGGTTGACCCGGAACTGGCCGCCCGACTGACCGTCCGCGCGCACATGGACCCGGCCGCGGGCGAGCTGATCACGATGATGCGAACCGGCAGGCTGGACGCCGCGATCATCAGCGACGTGATCGACTTCGAGACCGCGGACAACCACGACTTCAAGCGAGTGACGATAGTGCCGCTGGAGCCCGTGTTCATCGGGCTGTCGGAACGCCACCCGCTTGCCGCACGCACGGAAATCGACCTGGCCGACCTCGCCGACGAGGCATGGATAGTCAACCCGCAGGACAATCCCGGCTGGTTGATGTCGCTGCGCGCGGCCTGCGCCCGACTTGGGTTCGAGCCGCGAATCGCCTACGAGAGCAACCACATGGCGGGCGCTCGCGCCTTCGTCGGCAGCGGCCAGTGCGTCGCCATCTCCGACCCAATGTCCATGGAGGGAAACAATGTCGTCTTCCGGCCGCTCATCGGCGATCCGGTGCGCGGCCGCATCGATCTGTCCTGGGTGGACCGGTGCCCGGTGTCACCTGGGCTGCTGCGCAAGGTGGTCACGGAGGCGTATCAGAACATGGTCAGCCGCAACGCCACCTACCAACGCTGGTGGTCCGAGCGAGGCCTGATCCTCGCCTGA
- a CDS encoding S8 family peptidase, with protein MGQLRVRRLRRYAGPALIASALALGVIATPASAAEGVVLGANRAGAIKDSYIVVVKDSVAPRSASAQTADKLTKKYGGSVTAAWQHAVNGFSAKMTAGQARKLAADPSVAFVEQDGEVKIAEDQVNPPNWGLDRVDQRNLPLDSKYSFGTRASNVTAYIIDTGVRTTHSTFEGRATWGTNTVDTNNTDCHGHGTHVGGIVGGKEYGLAKGVKIVGVKVLGCSGSGSNTGVISGVDWVTKNAVKPAVANMSLGGGAATALDTAVRNSIASGITYALASANDNKDACNTSPARVAEGITVNASDKNDARASFSNFGTCTDIFAPGVGILSAWKDNDNATLSASGTSMAAPHVAGAVAIWLAGHPTDTPPQVAAGMLAAATPDKVTNPGAGSPNKLLYVDPGAQPDPVTLPSPGNQTGKVGEQSGVKLVAAGGVAPYTWSAAGLPTGIVLGSSTSDVVVAEGTPTAGGTFNSSVTVKDSKGTTATASFTWTIEGGGGGDLTLPNPGPQTGKVGEDNGVKLVVSGGTAPYTWAASGLPTGMTLAPSDSDVAIIGGVPTAGGAFTVTVDVKDAKGATATVTFTWTIEGGGGGDLTLPNPGPQTGEVGEPAGLKLVVEGGTAPYTWSATGLPTGIALGSSTTDVVIAEGTPTAGGAFTVTVDVKDSKGASGTTTFTWTIDGGGGGELTLPNPGDQTAEVGVETGLKMVVDGGTAPYTWAAAGLPTGITVQPGDSDVLVLSGTPTVGGAYKVTVNVKDSKGATGSASFTWTITGGGTDPTVTNPGPRTGKVGSDVSLQMVVDGGTKPYTWSATGLPGGLSVSADGLITGKPTTAGTFSSTLKVTDSAGKSGTATFGWTITGGGSCTPAQKVANPGFESGSTGWTASANVVGQHASQGQPAHAGTWSAWVGGWGRVSYDSVSQSVTVPAGCTTAQLSFWLHIDTREWEPAVYDRMTVTAGSKTLATFSNLNAASGYKQFTYDLADFAGQTVTIKFQGFEDSNLQTSFVLDDVALNVG; from the coding sequence ATGGGACAACTTCGCGTGCGGCGGCTGCGGCGATACGCCGGGCCCGCCTTGATCGCCTCGGCGCTCGCTCTGGGCGTCATCGCAACGCCCGCCTCCGCGGCCGAGGGCGTCGTGCTCGGTGCGAACCGGGCAGGTGCGATCAAGGACAGCTACATCGTTGTGGTGAAAGACAGCGTGGCGCCGAGATCTGCCTCGGCACAGACCGCGGACAAGCTGACGAAGAAGTACGGAGGGTCGGTCACGGCTGCCTGGCAGCACGCCGTGAACGGGTTCTCCGCGAAGATGACCGCGGGGCAGGCGCGCAAGCTGGCGGCTGACCCGAGCGTCGCCTTCGTCGAGCAGGATGGCGAGGTGAAGATCGCCGAGGACCAGGTCAACCCGCCGAACTGGGGCCTGGATCGTGTTGACCAGCGGAACTTGCCGTTGGACAGCAAGTACAGCTTCGGCACCCGCGCGTCGAATGTGACCGCGTACATCATCGACACCGGTGTCCGCACCACGCACAGCACGTTCGAGGGCCGTGCGACGTGGGGCACCAACACGGTCGACACGAACAACACCGACTGCCACGGGCACGGCACGCACGTCGGGGGCATCGTCGGCGGCAAGGAGTATGGCCTCGCCAAGGGTGTGAAGATCGTCGGTGTGAAGGTGCTGGGGTGCTCCGGCTCCGGCTCGAACACCGGGGTGATCAGCGGTGTCGACTGGGTCACGAAGAACGCGGTGAAGCCCGCTGTGGCGAACATGAGCCTCGGTGGGGGAGCGGCGACCGCGCTCGACACGGCGGTGCGCAACTCGATCGCCTCGGGTATCACCTACGCGCTGGCTTCGGCGAACGACAACAAGGACGCCTGCAACACCTCGCCCGCCAGGGTCGCCGAGGGCATCACGGTCAACGCGTCGGACAAGAACGACGCGCGCGCCAGTTTCTCGAACTTCGGCACGTGCACCGACATCTTCGCCCCAGGCGTGGGGATCCTGTCGGCGTGGAAGGACAACGACAACGCGACCCTCAGCGCGAGCGGCACGTCCATGGCGGCGCCGCATGTCGCGGGCGCGGTGGCGATCTGGCTGGCCGGGCACCCGACTGACACGCCGCCGCAGGTGGCGGCGGGCATGCTGGCCGCGGCCACGCCGGACAAGGTCACCAACCCGGGGGCCGGTTCGCCGAACAAGCTGCTGTACGTCGATCCGGGTGCGCAGCCCGATCCGGTCACGCTGCCCAGCCCTGGCAACCAGACCGGCAAGGTCGGCGAGCAGTCGGGCGTGAAGCTCGTCGCCGCGGGTGGCGTCGCGCCGTACACGTGGTCGGCCGCCGGTCTGCCGACGGGCATCGTGTTGGGCTCGAGCACCTCCGATGTCGTGGTCGCCGAAGGCACGCCGACCGCGGGCGGCACTTTCAACAGCTCGGTGACGGTCAAGGACAGCAAGGGCACCACGGCGACCGCGTCGTTCACCTGGACGATCGAGGGCGGTGGCGGCGGTGATCTGACGCTGCCGAACCCCGGCCCGCAGACCGGCAAGGTCGGTGAGGACAACGGGGTCAAGCTGGTGGTATCCGGCGGCACCGCGCCGTACACCTGGGCCGCGAGCGGCCTGCCCACCGGGATGACCCTGGCCCCGAGCGACTCCGATGTCGCGATCATCGGCGGTGTTCCGACCGCGGGTGGCGCGTTCACGGTGACGGTGGACGTCAAGGACGCCAAGGGCGCGACCGCCACGGTGACGTTCACGTGGACGATCGAGGGCGGTGGGGGCGGTGATCTGACGCTGCCGAACCCCGGCCCGCAGACCGGCGAAGTTGGTGAGCCTGCGGGGTTGAAGCTGGTTGTCGAGGGTGGCACCGCGCCCTACACGTGGTCCGCCACTGGTTTGCCGACCGGGATCGCGCTGGGTTCCAGCACGACCGATGTGGTCATCGCCGAGGGCACGCCGACCGCGGGTGGCGCGTTCACCGTGACGGTGGACGTCAAGGACAGCAAGGGCGCGTCCGGGACCACGACGTTCACCTGGACGATCGACGGTGGCGGCGGCGGCGAGCTGACGCTGCCGAACCCGGGTGACCAGACCGCCGAGGTGGGCGTCGAGACCGGCCTGAAGATGGTCGTCGACGGCGGCACCGCGCCGTACACCTGGGCGGCCGCGGGCCTGCCGACCGGCATCACCGTGCAGCCGGGCGACTCCGACGTCCTCGTGCTGTCCGGCACGCCCACGGTGGGCGGCGCGTACAAGGTGACCGTCAACGTCAAGGACAGCAAGGGCGCCACCGGATCCGCGTCGTTCACCTGGACGATCACCGGCGGCGGCACCGACCCGACGGTGACCAACCCGGGTCCGCGGACTGGCAAGGTCGGCAGTGATGTCAGCCTGCAAATGGTGGTCGACGGCGGCACGAAGCCCTACACGTGGTCGGCGACCGGCCTGCCCGGTGGTCTGTCGGTCAGCGCGGACGGTCTCATCACCGGAAAGCCGACCACCGCGGGCACCTTCAGTTCGACACTGAAGGTGACCGACTCGGCTGGCAAGTCCGGCACCGCGACCTTCGGCTGGACGATCACCGGCGGCGGTAGCTGCACGCCTGCGCAGAAGGTGGCCAACCCGGGCTTCGAGTCCGGCTCGACCGGGTGGACCGCGTCGGCGAACGTCGTCGGCCAGCACGCTTCGCAGGGACAACCGGCGCACGCGGGCACGTGGAGTGCCTGGGTGGGCGGCTGGGGCCGGGTCAGCTACGACTCGGTCTCGCAGAGCGTGACGGTTCCGGCCGGGTGCACGACCGCGCAGCTCTCGTTCTGGCTGCACATCGACACCCGTGAGTGGGAACCCGCCGTGTACGACCGGATGACGGTAACGGCGGGCTCGAAGACGTTGGCGACGTTCTCCAACCTCAACGCCGCTTCCGGATACAAGCAGTTCACCTACGACCTGGCGGACTTCGCCGGGCAGACCGTGACGATCAAGTTCCAGGGATTTGAGGACAGCAACTTGCAGACGTCGTTCGTCCTCGATGACGTCGCGTTGAACGTGGGCTGA
- a CDS encoding proprotein convertase P-domain-containing protein translates to MNRAIAVLGIAAVSLMLVGIPTPESSAHSADPAATYVAANAANRSGEKFVQVGSHTGVHGARYAAYERTYRGLPVLGGDFVVATDSAGVVLNTPLVGDAPITTGISPTLTKAQATVIARAKLAKVDRETAELVVFSPDGEQRLAYEVILTGRSTTGGPSVLHVVVDALTGAVIATWDEVMDGVANGYYYPDAPIATTHTGGKYELTDPSGNTLFCGIQGNGPMSGTDDVFGNRSGTDLETACADGYYSAQQYNKMLRGWLGRDGLDGNGKWAPMFVGLTAVNAYWNGHTANFGRTRDGARQLVNLDIVAHEFGHGVFQHTPGGFDGYAETYQLNEASSDIMGALNEHFTNNPNDPPDYQVANETSPLGRGPERIMYQPSLGPRDEPDCYLPNMADIEVHDGAGPANHFFYLMAEGSSPTGKPASPICAGGPPSVTGMGIRDAGKVWMESLMLKKTFWTYTDARVAGLTAVKTLYPGDCAKFDTVKGAWDAVAVPAKAGEPGRPSNCGNNDFAVSLNPVSGTLAPGAKVTTTVSTTGAAQTLSLSADALPAGVTASFDPPTMTVGGRSVLTLTASTTAAAAGTANVLVRAAGQGMTRTATYALTISGGGSCTAQSTAARPIADLSTVNSPLTLSGCAGIPGTSSVDVDISHTFVGDLVVSLIGPDGKAYVLHNRTGGSGKEIKKTYTVAVTSSADGVWTLRVEDKARYDAGTLNGWKLSLS, encoded by the coding sequence TTGAACCGCGCGATAGCTGTGCTCGGCATCGCGGCGGTGTCGCTGATGCTTGTCGGAATTCCAACTCCGGAGAGTTCCGCGCACTCGGCCGACCCCGCAGCCACCTATGTCGCCGCGAACGCGGCGAACCGCTCTGGCGAGAAGTTCGTCCAGGTCGGTTCGCACACAGGCGTCCATGGCGCCCGCTACGCCGCCTATGAACGCACCTATCGCGGCCTGCCCGTCCTCGGCGGCGACTTCGTGGTCGCGACCGACAGCGCGGGCGTTGTCCTCAACACCCCGCTCGTCGGCGACGCCCCGATCACCACTGGTATCTCGCCCACACTGACCAAAGCCCAGGCGACCGTGATCGCGCGCGCGAAGCTGGCCAAGGTCGACCGCGAGACCGCCGAACTCGTGGTGTTCTCGCCCGACGGTGAACAGCGACTCGCCTACGAAGTCATCCTCACCGGGCGATCCACCACCGGCGGCCCAAGCGTCCTGCACGTAGTCGTGGACGCGCTCACCGGCGCGGTGATCGCCACCTGGGACGAGGTCATGGACGGCGTCGCCAACGGCTACTACTACCCCGACGCGCCGATCGCCACGACACACACCGGCGGCAAGTACGAACTGACCGACCCCAGCGGCAACACCCTGTTCTGCGGCATTCAGGGCAACGGCCCGATGTCCGGCACCGACGACGTGTTCGGCAATCGCAGCGGGACCGACCTGGAAACCGCGTGCGCCGACGGCTACTACAGCGCCCAGCAGTACAACAAGATGCTGCGCGGGTGGCTGGGTCGCGACGGGTTGGACGGCAACGGCAAATGGGCGCCGATGTTCGTCGGGCTCACCGCCGTCAACGCGTACTGGAACGGCCACACCGCCAACTTCGGCCGCACCCGCGACGGCGCGCGGCAGTTGGTGAACCTGGACATCGTCGCCCACGAGTTCGGCCACGGGGTCTTTCAGCACACGCCGGGCGGCTTCGACGGCTACGCCGAGACCTACCAGCTCAACGAGGCCAGCAGCGACATCATGGGCGCGCTCAACGAGCACTTCACCAACAACCCCAATGACCCGCCGGACTACCAGGTCGCCAACGAGACAAGTCCGCTTGGCCGCGGCCCCGAGCGCATCATGTACCAGCCGTCGCTCGGTCCGCGCGACGAACCGGACTGCTACCTGCCGAACATGGCCGACATCGAGGTCCACGACGGCGCGGGCCCAGCCAACCACTTCTTCTACTTGATGGCTGAGGGCTCTAGTCCCACCGGCAAGCCCGCCAGCCCGATCTGCGCGGGCGGCCCGCCGTCGGTGACCGGGATGGGTATCCGCGACGCGGGCAAGGTGTGGATGGAATCGCTGATGCTCAAGAAGACATTCTGGACCTACACCGACGCCCGGGTCGCCGGGCTGACCGCGGTGAAGACCCTGTACCCGGGCGACTGCGCCAAGTTCGACACCGTCAAGGGGGCGTGGGACGCGGTCGCCGTGCCCGCGAAGGCAGGCGAGCCGGGCAGGCCGAGCAACTGCGGTAACAACGACTTCGCGGTCTCGCTCAACCCGGTCAGCGGCACACTCGCGCCCGGAGCCAAAGTGACGACGACCGTGTCGACCACCGGCGCGGCGCAGACCCTGTCGCTGTCGGCCGACGCCCTGCCTGCTGGGGTCACGGCGAGCTTCGACCCGCCGACCATGACCGTGGGCGGCCGTTCGGTGCTGACCTTGACCGCGTCGACCACTGCCGCCGCCGCGGGAACGGCGAACGTGCTGGTGCGGGCCGCGGGCCAGGGAATGACCCGCACCGCCACCTACGCGTTGACCATTAGCGGTGGCGGCAGCTGTACCGCACAGAGCACCGCGGCGCGGCCCATCGCGGACCTCTCGACAGTCAACAGCCCACTGACCCTGTCCGGGTGCGCGGGCATCCCGGGCACCAGTTCGGTCGATGTCGACATCAGCCACACCTTCGTCGGTGACCTGGTGGTCTCACTGATCGGACCGGACGGCAAGGCCTACGTCCTGCACAACCGGACTGGCGGGTCGGGTAAGGAGATCAAGAAAACCTATACCGTGGCGGTGACCAGCTCGGCCGACGGCGTCTGGACGCTGCGGGTAGAGGACAAGGCCCGCTACGACGCCGGCACGCTCAACGGCTGGAAGCTGAGCCTGTCCTAG
- a CDS encoding PhoU domain-containing protein, whose amino-acid sequence MGDLARHVAEQARRRHPGHAMPEETRDRFATIGELAVNAAREVADLIVNLDRTGFMALHNADDLIDNLEQSLLASVSDNDWSHGVRAGIDVALLARFYERFADQAASIARRLDYVTTGQLPKAPRG is encoded by the coding sequence ATGGGAGATTTAGCTCGCCACGTGGCCGAGCAGGCCCGCCGCCGTCACCCCGGGCACGCCATGCCCGAGGAGACCCGAGACCGGTTCGCCACCATCGGCGAGCTCGCGGTGAACGCCGCCCGCGAGGTCGCCGACCTGATCGTCAACCTCGATCGCACCGGCTTCATGGCCCTGCACAACGCCGACGATCTCATCGATAATCTCGAGCAGAGCCTGCTGGCCTCGGTCAGCGACAACGACTGGAGTCACGGGGTCCGCGCCGGGATCGATGTGGCCCTGCTGGCCCGCTTCTATGAACGCTTCGCCGACCAAGCCGCGTCCATCGCCCGCCGCTTGGACTACGTCACCACGGGCCAACTCCCGAAGGCCCCACGCGGGTAG
- a CDS encoding inorganic phosphate transporter has protein sequence MDVSVLVAVVVVTALIFDFTNGFHDTANAMATSIATGALRPKVAVALAAVLNLVGAFLSVEVARTISGGLVDEAAITPAVVFGGLVGAIVWNLLTWYVGLPSSSSHALFGGLIGATWVAAGSDAVRFAKLLEKVLVPAVAAPLIAGLAGMIATYLAFRITRRATASRTARGFRIGQIASASLLSLAHGTNDAQKTMGIITLTLISAGSLPKDAGPPVWVIVSAGVAIALGTYLGGWRIIRTLGRGITDIGAPQGFAAQTSATAVILTSSHLGIALSTTHVCSGGILGAGLGTPQAKVQWRTAGRMVLAWLITLPAAGLAGALAGMVAESGTLGTVAVAVAGLAFGAAIYLRSRRDVVGAHNVNDIPVEPIPAETKG, from the coding sequence GTGGATGTGTCCGTGCTGGTCGCCGTCGTGGTGGTGACCGCGCTGATCTTCGACTTCACGAACGGTTTCCACGATACGGCCAACGCGATGGCCACGTCGATCGCGACCGGGGCGCTGCGACCCAAGGTGGCGGTCGCGTTGGCGGCGGTGTTGAACCTGGTGGGCGCGTTCCTCTCGGTAGAGGTCGCGAGGACGATCTCAGGCGGTCTGGTCGACGAGGCGGCGATCACGCCCGCGGTGGTGTTCGGCGGACTCGTCGGGGCCATCGTGTGGAATCTGCTGACCTGGTACGTCGGCCTGCCGTCGAGTTCGTCGCACGCGCTGTTCGGCGGGCTCATCGGGGCTACCTGGGTTGCCGCGGGCAGCGATGCGGTGCGCTTCGCCAAGCTTCTGGAGAAGGTGCTGGTCCCGGCTGTGGCGGCGCCGCTTATCGCGGGGCTCGCGGGCATGATCGCGACCTATCTGGCCTTCCGTATCACCCGGCGTGCCACCGCCAGCCGTACCGCGCGTGGATTCCGGATCGGCCAGATCGCCTCGGCATCGCTGCTATCGCTGGCCCACGGCACGAACGACGCCCAGAAGACGATGGGCATCATCACACTCACCCTGATCAGCGCGGGCAGTCTGCCCAAGGACGCGGGCCCACCGGTCTGGGTCATCGTCAGCGCGGGCGTCGCCATCGCCCTGGGCACCTACCTGGGCGGCTGGCGCATCATCCGCACCCTCGGCCGCGGCATCACCGACATCGGCGCGCCGCAGGGCTTCGCCGCCCAGACCAGCGCCACCGCGGTCATCCTGACCTCATCGCACCTGGGCATCGCGCTGTCGACCACGCACGTTTGCTCCGGCGGCATCCTCGGCGCCGGGCTGGGCACACCGCAGGCCAAGGTGCAGTGGCGGACCGCGGGCCGCATGGTGCTGGCCTGGTTGATCACGCTGCCCGCGGCCGGTCTCGCGGGCGCGCTGGCCGGCATGGTCGCCGAGTCCGGCACCCTTGGCACGGTTGCCGTCGCTGTCGCGGGCCTCGCCTTCGGCGCGGCCATCTACCTGCGGTCCCGCCGCGACGTCGTCGGCGCGCACAACGTCAACGACATCCCGGTCGAACCGATTCCCGCCGAGACCAAGGGCTGA
- a CDS encoding acetyl-CoA C-acetyltransferase encodes MPEAVIVATARSPIGRAYKGSLADLRPDDLAVQMVSAALAKIPELDPRDIEDLMLGCGQPAGESGFNMARIVAVLAGMDHLPGVTVNRYCSSSLQTTRMALHAIRAGEGDVFISAGVETVSRFGKGNADNLPGTRNDRFAGSAERTAELAAGGQTWLDPRALGALPDAYVAMGQTAENVAQLTGVSRQEQDEFAVRSQNLAEQAIEKGFWEQDITPARLPDGTMVTADDGPRSGVTMQKVAGLSPVFRPDGTVTAANCCSLNDGAAALVVMSDTKAEELGLTPLARIVSTGVSALSPEIMGLGPVEASRRALARAGMTIDDIDLVEINEAFAAQVIPSARELGVDMEKLNVNGGAIAIGHPFGMTGARITTSLINSLQWHDKEVGLETMCVGGGQGMAMVIERLR; translated from the coding sequence GTGCCTGAAGCAGTCATCGTCGCCACCGCCCGTTCTCCCATCGGCCGCGCCTACAAGGGGTCGCTCGCCGACCTTCGCCCCGACGACCTCGCCGTCCAGATGGTCAGCGCTGCCCTGGCCAAGATCCCCGAGCTGGACCCCCGGGACATCGAGGACCTGATGCTCGGTTGTGGTCAGCCCGCGGGGGAGTCCGGCTTCAATATGGCGCGGATCGTCGCCGTGCTCGCAGGCATGGACCACCTGCCCGGAGTCACGGTGAACCGGTACTGCTCATCGAGCCTGCAGACGACTCGGATGGCCCTGCACGCGATCCGCGCGGGTGAAGGTGACGTCTTCATCTCCGCGGGTGTCGAGACGGTGAGCCGCTTCGGCAAGGGCAACGCCGACAACCTTCCCGGGACCAGGAACGACCGGTTCGCCGGGTCTGCCGAACGGACCGCGGAGCTCGCGGCGGGCGGCCAGACCTGGCTCGACCCGCGCGCGCTCGGCGCGCTTCCCGACGCCTACGTCGCCATGGGGCAGACCGCCGAGAACGTCGCTCAGCTGACGGGAGTCAGTCGCCAGGAACAGGACGAGTTCGCCGTGCGAAGCCAGAACCTCGCGGAACAGGCGATCGAGAAGGGGTTCTGGGAGCAGGACATCACGCCCGCTCGGCTTCCCGACGGCACGATGGTCACCGCCGACGACGGTCCTCGATCCGGTGTGACGATGCAGAAGGTGGCAGGGCTCTCGCCAGTGTTCAGACCGGACGGGACTGTGACCGCAGCGAACTGCTGCTCCTTGAACGACGGCGCGGCGGCCTTGGTCGTCATGTCGGACACTAAGGCCGAAGAGCTGGGCCTGACGCCGCTCGCGCGGATCGTCTCCACGGGCGTGAGTGCCTTGTCGCCGGAGATCATGGGACTCGGGCCGGTCGAAGCCTCCCGCCGAGCACTTGCGCGAGCCGGGATGACCATCGACGACATCGACCTGGTCGAGATCAACGAGGCGTTCGCCGCGCAGGTCATCCCGTCCGCGCGCGAGCTCGGCGTGGACATGGAGAAGCTCAACGTGAACGGGGGAGCGATCGCGATCGGGCACCCGTTCGGCATGACGGGCGCCCGGATCACCACGTCGCTGATCAACTCCCTCCAGTGGCACGACAAGGAAGTCGGCCTCGAGACCATGTGCGTCGGGGGCGGTCAGGGCATGGCCATGGTGATCGAGCGGCTCCGTTGA